A genomic window from Sulfurimonas hongkongensis includes:
- a CDS encoding TIGR00341 family protein, whose protein sequence is MIEKVFLVITKDEEQTTAFNDLVLLIKTHYKLKVELKYYNDIIDADEQKSFVLVYLSDEKIKRFFKNHLNSSINIAILPTGKNSKTITSYGISNDVHEALEDALDTSRYAKVDILLCNGEPTFTNIIIGNVHGLNNASIEKKFLLTKIKEFFVHLTNLSFRDFTFTTAKDYKLHTASTGIMILEHSVKHARSNMIHEEFSFQDGKLNAFILSPTSILSYVYYLFSVFFYSRFSLNNLPKSIGVIKTSKLNITSSKPMDFTIDDSFVSSKTIDLEIIKEALHIALGRNIKNLPEKSTTEDEKDTIKTNDLPKGEMVGSLLSETVPLFKRADEDDFKDLFSSLRESSKFSSIFIVLMVLSTLLATTGLFQNSAPVIIGAMILAPLMGPIVSLAMGVVRAENQLITNSIKTLAYAVVTALFFSCIYTYSMPLSELTPEMRGRLNPNVLDLMVAIISGIAGAYANSKSEVAKSLAGVAIAVALIPPLSVTGIGIGWGNIDIIYGSFLLFITNLVGITLSASLTFLVLGYAPLRRAKKGLVYTSIILALVTIPLIISFTKLIKQNSILSRLNNKTYTIDNKKVDIAVLEVDLSSKIPLLYIKTRSNTLLSKKDLVSLKQNISEHINDEVTLNVSMRTIVE, encoded by the coding sequence ATGATAGAAAAAGTTTTTTTAGTTATAACTAAAGATGAAGAACAAACTACAGCCTTTAACGACTTAGTTTTGCTTATAAAAACTCACTATAAGTTAAAAGTCGAGCTGAAATACTATAATGATATTATTGACGCAGATGAGCAAAAGTCATTTGTGTTGGTGTATCTTAGCGATGAGAAGATAAAGAGATTTTTCAAAAATCATTTAAATAGTAGCATAAATATAGCTATTTTGCCAACTGGCAAAAACTCTAAAACTATTACAAGTTATGGGATCTCAAACGATGTACACGAAGCGCTTGAAGATGCACTTGATACTTCAAGGTATGCGAAAGTGGACATACTACTTTGTAATGGTGAGCCTACTTTTACAAATATCATTATAGGGAATGTTCACGGTTTAAATAATGCCAGCATAGAGAAGAAGTTTTTGCTCACAAAAATAAAAGAGTTCTTTGTGCATTTAACCAATCTAAGCTTTAGAGATTTTACGTTTACTACAGCAAAAGATTATAAACTCCATACTGCATCAACGGGCATCATGATACTAGAACACAGTGTTAAGCACGCTCGTAGCAACATGATTCATGAAGAGTTCTCATTTCAAGATGGCAAGCTAAATGCATTTATACTCTCTCCTACTAGTATATTGTCATATGTTTACTATCTGTTTTCAGTGTTTTTTTATAGTAGATTTTCACTAAACAACCTCCCTAAAAGTATAGGTGTTATAAAAACTTCAAAGCTCAATATTACAAGTTCTAAACCTATGGACTTTACTATAGATGATAGTTTTGTAAGCTCAAAAACTATCGACTTAGAGATTATAAAAGAAGCTCTTCATATCGCCTTGGGTAGAAACATAAAAAATCTACCTGAGAAATCTACAACAGAAGATGAAAAAGATACTATAAAAACAAATGACTTACCAAAGGGTGAGATGGTAGGCTCTTTACTAAGCGAGACCGTACCTTTGTTTAAAAGAGCGGATGAAGATGACTTTAAAGATTTGTTTTCATCGTTAAGAGAGAGTTCAAAGTTTAGCTCAATATTTATAGTGCTTATGGTACTAAGTACACTTCTAGCCACCACAGGTTTGTTTCAAAATTCTGCTCCTGTTATCATCGGTGCAATGATTTTAGCACCACTTATGGGTCCTATAGTCTCACTTGCTATGGGAGTAGTTAGGGCTGAAAACCAACTCATAACAAACAGTATAAAAACCTTAGCCTACGCAGTAGTTACTGCTTTGTTTTTCTCATGTATATATACTTACTCTATGCCACTCTCAGAGTTAACACCAGAGATGCGAGGGCGACTAAACCCAAATGTACTTGATCTAATGGTAGCTATCATCTCAGGAATCGCTGGAGCCTATGCTAATTCAAAAAGCGAAGTAGCTAAAAGTTTGGCGGGTGTGGCTATTGCTGTTGCACTCATACCTCCGCTAAGTGTGACAGGTATAGGGATAGGTTGGGGTAACATAGACATTATCTATGGCTCATTTTTACTCTTTATCACCAACCTTGTAGGAATCACACTCTCTGCATCTTTGACATTTTTAGTCTTAGGTTACGCGCCACTAAGAAGAGCAAAAAAAGGACTAGTTTATACATCTATAATCTTAGCCTTAGTCACTATTCCTTTGATAATCTCTTTTACAAAACTAATAAAACAAAATAGTATCTTAAGCAGGCTAAACAACAAGACATACACAATAGATAACAAAAAAGTAGACATAGCAGTTTTAGAAGTAGATCTAAGTTCTAAAATTCCGCTTTTATACATAAAGACAAGAAGTAACACACTCTTAAGTAAAAAAGATTTAGTGAGTTTAAAGCAAAATATATCTGAGCATATAAATGATGAGGTTACGCTAAATGTTTCTATGAGAACTATAGTTGAGTGA
- a CDS encoding FAD-dependent oxidoreductase → MNRREALKIGALSVAAAATMGTITGCNEGAKPASAPAAGKKLCKHKVVVIGGGFGGLTVAKELKKRDSTFDVLVIEKNDTFMSCPFSNTYLGKLEGVNLGTFVHDYAQPVEANGYGMLHAEVTSIDRAAKQIHTTKGVVEYEILVMSPGIGYDYKGQFPNWDDEKIKHVQRVAPGALIPGKEHIILERQLVDMDDGNVVITVPSDGKYRCPPAPFERASMIAAYMKKEGIEGKVIILNATNKVSKGAAFKESWKDLYGDRVEHIDFAKIQDVDPVSKTVTYHIADEMEDKGYKVKTLKYSVLNLIPNNISNPVIEMSGVETTTDSFKRVVMNGCSFQTKTDKDIYAVGDVIAHTVPPSGQTANWTGKQCALEIANRLHKKAFELPVKKSTIKVGNVCYSMVSDNPEEAIMVTHDFSFSEEKNIIVSAGNVPKSPSGKYRSSGTAKATRDWYGGIMRDLFS, encoded by the coding sequence ATGAATCGTCGAGAAGCACTTAAAATAGGTGCACTAAGCGTTGCAGCAGCTGCAACAATGGGTACAATAACAGGATGTAATGAGGGCGCTAAGCCAGCATCAGCTCCAGCAGCAGGTAAAAAACTTTGTAAACATAAGGTAGTAGTTATCGGTGGTGGTTTTGGTGGCTTAACTGTTGCTAAAGAGTTGAAGAAAAGAGATTCTACATTTGATGTTTTAGTAATTGAAAAAAACGATACTTTTATGTCTTGTCCATTTTCTAATACTTACTTAGGTAAGTTAGAGGGTGTTAATCTTGGGACGTTTGTACATGATTATGCTCAGCCAGTTGAGGCAAATGGTTATGGGATGCTTCATGCTGAAGTAACTAGTATTGATAGAGCTGCTAAGCAGATTCATACAACTAAAGGTGTAGTTGAGTATGAAATTTTAGTAATGTCTCCAGGAATTGGTTACGACTATAAAGGACAATTTCCAAATTGGGATGATGAAAAAATCAAGCATGTTCAGCGTGTAGCTCCGGGTGCACTTATCCCAGGAAAAGAGCATATTATTTTAGAACGTCAACTTGTTGATATGGATGATGGTAATGTTGTTATCACTGTTCCTTCAGATGGAAAATACCGTTGTCCGCCAGCTCCATTTGAACGTGCTAGTATGATAGCAGCTTATATGAAAAAAGAGGGCATTGAGGGTAAAGTTATAATACTAAATGCTACAAATAAAGTATCTAAAGGTGCTGCATTTAAAGAGTCGTGGAAAGACCTATATGGTGATAGAGTTGAGCATATTGACTTTGCTAAGATTCAAGATGTTGACCCAGTTTCAAAAACAGTAACATATCATATTGCAGATGAGATGGAAGATAAAGGGTATAAAGTTAAGACTCTTAAGTACTCAGTTTTAAATCTTATACCTAACAATATATCTAACCCAGTTATAGAGATGAGTGGAGTTGAAACTACTACTGATAGCTTCAAAAGAGTTGTTATGAATGGTTGTTCATTCCAAACTAAAACAGATAAAGATATTTATGCTGTTGGTGATGTTATAGCTCATACTGTGCCACCAAGTGGACAAACTGCTAATTGGACTGGAAAACAATGTGCTCTTGAGATTGCTAATAGATTGCATAAAAAAGCTTTTGAACTTCCAGTTAAAAAGAGTACTATTAAAGTTGGAAATGTTTGCTACTCTATGGTTAGTGATAATCCAGAAGAGGCTATTATGGTTACGCATGACTTTAGTTTTAGTGAAGAAAAAAATATTATCGTAAGTGCAGGTAATGTACCTAAATCTCCTAGTGGCAAATACCGCTCAAGTGGTACTGCAAAAGCAACTCGTGACTGGTATGGTGGAATTATGAGAGATCTGTTCTCATAA
- a CDS encoding OmpP1/FadL family transporter, with protein MKKVVLSSLMTSSMLMAGGYKTPENSLNAVALSAANIAHNKSADAAYYNPANMVFMEDKHIVELDLTYIGLDRVEYRGKVSSSGSYSLESKKESFIVPNLHYVSGRAGETRIGLSIVVPAGLSKRWQSEPAKTSAEEFTLEVIEINPTVAIPVNDKLSVAFGFRIVHTSGVVKSDGTALVGPSTYSKITRDMTGDGISYGYNLALAYKPTNELELATTYRSKVNLNSEGNAKLSSLLDGATYNGGGEVFVPLPALFSAAVAYTLPSQTTIELVYERVMWSAYKDLDFDYDGALNSAILIGAFDNAKPKNWKDTNTFRLGITQELDTMTLMAGVVYDESPAPDATIGFELPDSNSFALSFGGRYKIGDSMEVGLATLYSMRENRKIRSSTLDGEFSGGDVLIVSTGLSYKF; from the coding sequence ATGAAAAAAGTAGTGCTTTCGTCGTTAATGACTAGCTCAATGCTTATGGCTGGAGGGTATAAAACACCAGAAAACTCCCTAAATGCTGTAGCTTTGAGCGCTGCGAATATTGCTCATAACAAGAGTGCAGATGCAGCTTATTATAACCCAGCAAATATGGTTTTTATGGAAGATAAGCATATCGTAGAGCTTGACCTTACATATATAGGACTTGATAGAGTTGAGTATAGGGGCAAAGTCTCAAGTAGTGGGTCATATAGTTTAGAGTCAAAAAAAGAGTCGTTTATAGTCCCAAATCTTCATTATGTCTCAGGTAGGGCTGGAGAGACCCGCATAGGGCTTAGCATAGTAGTACCTGCTGGACTCTCAAAGAGATGGCAGAGTGAGCCTGCAAAAACTTCAGCAGAGGAGTTTACGCTTGAAGTAATAGAGATAAATCCAACAGTAGCTATCCCTGTAAATGACAAACTCTCAGTTGCATTTGGCTTTAGAATTGTGCATACTTCTGGGGTTGTAAAGAGTGATGGAACTGCTCTTGTTGGACCTAGCACATATAGTAAAATAACTCGTGATATGACTGGAGATGGAATTAGCTATGGTTATAATCTAGCACTAGCATATAAACCTACAAACGAGTTAGAGTTAGCCACAACATATCGCTCAAAAGTTAACTTAAATTCAGAAGGAAATGCTAAACTAAGCTCTTTGCTAGATGGTGCTACTTATAATGGTGGCGGGGAAGTCTTTGTACCTCTTCCCGCACTCTTTAGTGCGGCAGTTGCATATACGCTTCCCTCGCAGACAACTATAGAGCTTGTTTATGAAAGAGTTATGTGGTCGGCATATAAGGATTTGGATTTTGACTATGATGGAGCTTTAAATAGTGCTATTTTAATAGGAGCATTTGACAATGCAAAACCTAAAAACTGGAAAGATACAAACACTTTTCGCTTAGGTATCACTCAAGAGTTAGATACTATGACTTTAATGGCTGGAGTAGTTTATGATGAATCACCCGCTCCAGATGCAACTATTGGTTTTGAGCTTCCTGATTCAAATAGTTTTGCACTATCTTTTGGTGGTCGCTATAAGATAGGTGATAGCATGGAAGTGGGTTTAGCAACACTTTACTCTATGAGAGAAAATCGCAAGATTAGAAGCTCAACCCTAGATGGCGAGTTTAGTGGTGGAGATGTACTTATAGTCTCAACAGGTTTGAGTTATAAATTTTAA
- a CDS encoding ATP-binding protein, with product MKILVDFIQIKNIEESQIFTQLKCSANEALLLQNLTKKYLQGQDDVLVLELLSELYPNDDFKHLEHLKEVKVLLELGWLHQQSFAPVKVSEITPLELLNTAVGLTPSLLKLLQDGASEVELPDIKPYSDHLEYLQDQFFRIELYQKMSTIRQDVHEHSLGIDRIQQKLQLLENRINQRVEQTPQKLVLDKFFKQKKLEYKEEIIFLALLREEYSASDSSLRDMNTLIDLISLDEYDRIKNRSLLEESSNLVNEGIIDYEEMLNPFGGISRAFYIVDDVLQSIIHPHKNKKVRRLKLNALIEEQDIFELIEPETSLDDVVLAKDTQTTLENLMRQVDKEVVGRLVEWGVKDKKSGIDARIIFYGHAGTGKTMTAYSLAKSLKRQVLAFDCSKILSMYVGESEKNVRKIFDTFYDLSQKTKTEPILLLNEADQFLSSRSSGATSGSEQMHNQMQNIFLEQIENFKGMLIATTNLLENIDKAFSRRFNYKIEFKKPDEAQRLSLWKKMLPDNAPYTEDFNVAELAKYSLTGGQINLIIKNTAYKVAVTPEPIFSIEAFVSEIRREKDASFDGEKSMGFLNK from the coding sequence TTGAAAATACTAGTTGATTTTATACAGATAAAAAACATAGAAGAGTCTCAAATATTTACACAACTAAAGTGTAGTGCAAATGAAGCTTTATTGCTTCAAAATTTGACGAAAAAATATCTTCAAGGTCAAGATGATGTTTTAGTTTTAGAGCTTTTAAGTGAGCTTTATCCAAATGATGATTTTAAGCATTTAGAGCATCTAAAAGAGGTAAAAGTTCTCTTAGAATTGGGTTGGTTACATCAACAAAGTTTTGCGCCTGTTAAGGTATCAGAGATAACTCCCCTAGAGCTTTTAAACACAGCAGTTGGACTAACTCCATCACTTTTAAAGCTACTTCAAGATGGAGCAAGTGAAGTTGAGTTGCCAGATATAAAGCCATATAGTGACCATCTAGAGTATCTTCAAGATCAGTTTTTTCGTATAGAACTTTATCAAAAGATGAGCACTATCCGCCAAGATGTGCATGAACACTCTTTGGGTATAGATAGGATTCAGCAAAAGCTTCAACTTTTAGAAAATAGAATAAACCAAAGAGTAGAGCAAACTCCTCAAAAACTTGTTTTAGACAAGTTTTTTAAACAAAAAAAGCTCGAATATAAAGAGGAGATAATATTTTTAGCACTTCTTCGTGAAGAGTATAGTGCATCTGACTCGTCACTAAGAGATATGAATACGCTTATCGATCTTATCTCATTAGATGAGTATGATCGTATCAAAAACCGCTCACTTTTAGAAGAGAGTTCAAACCTTGTAAATGAGGGAATCATCGACTATGAGGAGATGTTAAATCCTTTTGGTGGCATCTCAAGAGCTTTTTATATTGTAGATGATGTGCTTCAAAGTATCATCCATCCTCACAAGAACAAAAAAGTTCGTAGGTTAAAATTAAATGCTCTTATAGAAGAACAAGATATTTTTGAACTTATCGAGCCTGAGACTTCACTTGATGATGTGGTTTTAGCAAAAGATACTCAAACTACTCTAGAAAACTTGATGCGTCAAGTGGACAAAGAGGTAGTGGGGCGTTTAGTTGAGTGGGGCGTAAAAGATAAAAAAAGTGGTATAGATGCTAGAATAATCTTCTACGGACACGCAGGAACTGGTAAAACTATGACAGCTTACTCGCTCGCCAAATCACTTAAGCGTCAAGTTTTAGCCTTTGACTGCTCTAAAATCCTCTCTATGTATGTTGGAGAGAGTGAGAAAAATGTTCGCAAGATTTTTGACACCTTTTATGATTTAAGCCAGAAAACAAAAACAGAGCCAATACTACTTTTAAATGAAGCAGATCAGTTTTTAAGTTCAAGATCAAGTGGAGCAACAAGTGGCTCTGAGCAGATGCACAATCAGATGCAAAACATTTTTTTAGAGCAGATTGAAAACTTCAAAGGAATGCTTATAGCTACTACAAACTTACTTGAGAACATTGACAAAGCATTCTCAAGACGCTTTAACTACAAGATAGAGTTTAAAAAACCAGATGAGGCTCAAAGACTTAGTCTTTGGAAAAAGATGTTACCAGATAACGCTCCATATACTGAGGATTTTAATGTAGCAGAACTTGCTAAGTACTCTTTAACTGGTGGTCAGATAAACTTGATTATAAAAAATACAGCTTATAAGGTAGCAGTCACACCAGAGCCAATCTTTAGCATAGAAGCCTTTGTTAGCGAGATAAGAAGAGAAAAAGATGCTAGCTTTGATGGCGAGAAGTCAATGGGGTTTTTAAACAAATAA
- a CDS encoding prephenate dehydratase: protein MKKRVAYQGVEGAYSHLACYSQFPEYETIACKSFDETMYLVEEDKANIAMIPMENSTAGRVEEIYRLIPKMKLFIISEYYQPVNHCLLALPGTKIEDLKSVSSHPQALAQCKAHIEKYNLVARAKFDTAGSAQELIDMQDKTCAAIASSLTAEKYDLEILEEGFQDIKNNTTRFLVLSKEHIVPAFHEHQKYITSIIFEVRNIPAALYKVLGGFATNSVNIIKIESYSGSGTLTLSQFHIDIDGHPDEANVRLALEELAYFASTVKMLGTYIPHSMREILQA from the coding sequence ATGAAAAAGAGAGTTGCTTATCAAGGCGTAGAGGGTGCTTACTCTCATTTAGCTTGCTATAGCCAGTTTCCTGAGTATGAAACTATTGCATGCAAATCATTTGATGAGACTATGTATCTGGTTGAAGAGGATAAAGCAAATATTGCGATGATTCCAATGGAAAACTCGACAGCGGGAAGGGTTGAAGAGATATACAGACTCATACCAAAAATGAAACTATTTATCATTAGTGAGTATTATCAGCCAGTAAACCACTGTCTTCTAGCACTTCCTGGAACAAAGATAGAAGATTTAAAAAGTGTCTCATCACATCCTCAAGCACTTGCTCAATGTAAAGCTCATATAGAGAAGTACAATCTTGTGGCTCGTGCAAAGTTTGACACAGCAGGCTCAGCACAAGAACTTATAGATATGCAAGATAAGACTTGCGCTGCCATAGCATCTAGCTTAACAGCTGAGAAATATGACTTAGAAATTTTAGAAGAGGGATTTCAAGACATAAAAAACAACACTACTCGCTTTCTTGTCCTCTCTAAAGAGCATATTGTTCCTGCATTTCATGAACATCAAAAGTATATTACTTCCATCATCTTTGAAGTAAGAAACATACCAGCAGCGCTTTACAAAGTACTTGGTGGTTTTGCGACAAATAGTGTAAATATCATAAAAATAGAGAGTTACTCTGGGAGTGGAACTCTAACGCTTTCTCAATTTCACATAGATATAGATGGGCATCCAGATGAAGCAAATGTAAGACTTGCACTTGAAGAGTTAGCCTACTTTGCCAGCACAGTTAAGATGCTTGGTACTTATATACCTCACTCTATGAGAGAGATATTACAAGCTTGA
- a CDS encoding twin-arginine translocation signal domain-containing protein, with protein sequence MDRRNFLRVVGATGALVAISPSTISGRLYASTGLYESYERVQLIDAQGSPIKLTDLKKETNYVFNYPYVATPTILLDLEDTTAKDVRLKSEYGEEYIWKGGVGEGRTVVAYSAICSHQLAHPTPDDSFLQYVQKDKKTMACDHGGVMVCSSHLSSFEAKEGCKNISGPASEPLASIVLEIADDDTIYAVGVLGPDKFHEYFKAFKPEFKKYYEGRRKAKKKVKTSATMVELSQYTKEIIQY encoded by the coding sequence ATGGATAGAAGAAACTTTTTACGAGTAGTAGGTGCTACAGGTGCGCTAGTAGCAATCTCTCCATCAACCATATCTGGCAGGCTATATGCTAGCACAGGACTATACGAGTCATATGAGAGAGTACAGCTCATAGATGCACAAGGCTCACCTATAAAACTTACTGATTTAAAAAAAGAGACAAATTATGTTTTTAATTATCCTTATGTAGCTACACCTACTATACTTTTAGATTTAGAAGATACTACAGCTAAAGATGTAAGATTGAAGTCTGAGTATGGTGAAGAGTATATCTGGAAGGGGGGAGTTGGTGAAGGCAGAACAGTTGTAGCGTATAGTGCTATATGTTCACATCAACTAGCTCATCCAACTCCCGATGATAGTTTTTTGCAGTATGTCCAAAAAGATAAAAAAACTATGGCGTGTGATCATGGTGGCGTGATGGTTTGTTCATCCCATCTCTCTAGTTTTGAAGCTAAAGAGGGGTGCAAAAACATATCTGGACCAGCTTCAGAGCCTCTTGCATCTATAGTTTTAGAGATAGCAGATGATGACACTATCTATGCAGTTGGTGTACTTGGTCCAGACAAATTTCATGAGTACTTTAAAGCTTTTAAACCTGAGTTTAAAAAATATTATGAGGGCAGAAGAAAAGCAAAGAAAAAAGTAAAAACAAGTGCTACCATGGTTGAGTTAAGCCAATATACTAAAGAGATAATTCAATATTAA
- a CDS encoding DsbA family protein produces the protein MQTCDSETGLCSIASVGSKDVSLDIKKVELFYVGDPMCSWCWGMSEELKKIQEFCTKEGIKFNVVLGGLRIGGGDAWNDEFKGFLKNEWQNVHKRTNQKFVYSLFDLKEFNYDTLPACLSVYIVKKILKDKDDNGSTVLGFFSKIQEKFYAKGLDPTKLDFYHDICEEFDIDIDEFEKYFNSKEMKRELESDFALAGKLGARGMPSLIYVKENKIIDMSSGYRTYNDVLKMFSI, from the coding sequence ATGCAAACATGTGATAGTGAAACTGGCTTATGTTCCATAGCTAGTGTAGGTTCAAAAGATGTTAGTCTTGATATAAAAAAAGTAGAGCTTTTTTATGTAGGTGATCCTATGTGTTCATGGTGCTGGGGTATGTCAGAGGAGCTTAAAAAGATACAAGAGTTTTGTACAAAAGAGGGCATAAAGTTTAATGTTGTCTTAGGAGGGCTGAGAATTGGTGGAGGAGATGCTTGGAATGATGAGTTTAAGGGTTTTTTAAAAAATGAGTGGCAAAATGTTCATAAAAGAACTAATCAAAAATTTGTTTACTCGCTGTTTGATTTAAAAGAGTTTAACTATGACACTTTGCCCGCTTGTCTTAGCGTCTATATTGTAAAGAAAATCTTAAAAGACAAGGATGATAATGGCTCAACTGTACTAGGATTTTTCTCTAAAATTCAGGAAAAATTTTACGCAAAAGGATTAGACCCAACAAAGCTAGATTTTTATCATGATATTTGTGAAGAATTTGATATTGATATTGATGAGTTTGAAAAGTATTTTAACTCTAAAGAGATGAAAAGAGAGCTTGAAAGTGATTTTGCACTAGCAGGAAAATTAGGAGCTAGAGGAATGCCTAGTCTAATCTATGTAAAAGAAAACAAAATTATAGATATGTCATCTGGATACAGAACATATAACGATGTTTTAAAAATGTTTAGTATTTAG
- a CDS encoding anaerobic nitric oxide reductase flavorubredoxin has protein sequence MYFNIKSNVYHVGNVDWEIEHYQGFKYSTHRGSSYNAYLIEEEKTVLIDTVSEPFTDVFIKNLKNKIDLKKIDYIVINHGEKDHTGALPELMSYIPDTPIYCTKNCVKSLKGQYHKDWNFVVVKSGDTLSLGKKELTFVEMPMLHWPDSMACYLSQDNILFSNDAFGQHYASSALYNDEVDQCELFIECLKYYANILTPYNKLVTRKINEILSMNLDIDMICTSHGVIWRDNPTQIVELYLKWAENYKENQITILYDTMWDATRLMAEAIAKGLIQEDSEVRVKLLHLSKKDKNDVISEVFKSKAILVGSPTVNKGVLTSLASIFELIKSLGFKEKQAASFGSYGWSGENIKVLNEKLKESGFELVNDGLKIAWTPDKEGIESCMNFGREFAKSTKF, from the coding sequence ATGTACTTTAATATTAAGAGCAATGTCTACCATGTTGGAAATGTTGACTGGGAGATAGAACATTATCAAGGTTTTAAATACTCAACACACAGAGGTTCTTCTTATAATGCTTACTTGATTGAGGAAGAAAAAACTGTCCTTATAGATACAGTCTCAGAGCCTTTTACTGATGTTTTTATAAAAAATCTTAAAAATAAAATAGACTTAAAAAAGATTGACTACATAGTTATAAACCACGGAGAAAAAGACCATACAGGTGCACTTCCTGAACTTATGAGCTATATCCCCGATACTCCGATTTACTGCACAAAAAACTGTGTTAAGTCACTTAAGGGGCAGTATCATAAAGATTGGAATTTTGTAGTAGTAAAGAGTGGCGACACCCTAAGCTTAGGCAAAAAAGAGCTAACCTTTGTTGAGATGCCAATGCTTCACTGGCCAGATAGCATGGCGTGTTATCTAAGCCAAGATAACATCCTCTTTAGTAACGATGCTTTTGGACAACACTATGCATCTTCGGCTCTATATAATGATGAAGTAGATCAGTGTGAACTCTTTATTGAGTGCCTAAAATACTACGCAAACATACTCACCCCATACAATAAACTAGTTACTAGAAAGATAAACGAGATACTCTCTATGAATCTTGACATAGATATGATTTGCACCTCTCACGGAGTTATCTGGAGAGATAATCCCACTCAAATAGTGGAGCTTTACTTAAAATGGGCGGAAAACTATAAAGAGAATCAAATAACAATACTATATGACACAATGTGGGATGCAACAAGGCTGATGGCAGAAGCTATTGCAAAAGGCTTGATACAAGAAGATAGCGAAGTAAGAGTAAAATTACTTCATCTAAGTAAAAAAGACAAAAATGATGTAATCTCTGAAGTCTTTAAATCAAAAGCTATACTAGTTGGCTCACCTACTGTTAACAAAGGAGTTCTAACCTCTTTAGCATCTATATTTGAGCTTATTAAATCACTAGGTTTTAAAGAAAAACAAGCAGCTTCTTTTGGTTCTTATGGTTGGAGTGGAGAAAATATAAAAGTGCTAAATGAAAAACTAAAAGAGAGTGGATTTGAGTTGGTAAACGATGGACTAAAAATAGCGTGGACACCAGATAAAGAAGGTATAGAGTCTTGCATGAATTTTGGTAGGGAGTTTGCAAAGAGTACGAAGTTTTAA
- a CDS encoding DUF234 domain-containing protein → MAKHPTLLEQFRSFYFQNNPKNMEQAIKYFCVFGGMGWSVDVDVPLEELIESKVLNNYRYIHADITKITESDRHSHLLLSGIAMGDRRTHSALKKARISRTDGEYALENLFKRGMLEAEHSLESPPNLDDNIDEKLNFTKPFMRFWFAFVSPYFKGIRDGDYKESKESFANRQQEFFELTFTKLAMEVMKKSFKDDPIVEIGSYWDRNTEIEILAKTKSGKIVAGICKNSNSKAKKTELTKLKEQCNKAELTADINVVISKNGFSNELKSLKGTELRLFSLKNFKILVEDLDEKDFIECTTKRY, encoded by the coding sequence ATGGCAAAGCATCCAACACTCTTAGAACAATTTCGTTCTTTTTACTTTCAAAATAATCCTAAAAATATGGAACAAGCCATAAAGTACTTTTGTGTATTTGGCGGGATGGGCTGGAGTGTTGATGTGGATGTGCCACTAGAAGAGCTAATAGAGAGTAAGGTTTTAAATAACTACAGATATATCCACGCTGATATAACAAAGATTACCGAGAGTGACAGACACTCTCATCTGCTTTTAAGTGGCATAGCTATGGGAGATCGCAGGACTCATTCTGCTCTAAAAAAAGCTCGCATCTCAAGAACTGATGGCGAGTACGCTTTAGAGAATCTTTTTAAACGTGGTATGCTTGAAGCTGAGCACTCACTAGAATCTCCACCAAATTTAGATGACAATATAGATGAAAAACTAAACTTCACTAAACCCTTTATGCGCTTTTGGTTTGCTTTTGTATCTCCATATTTTAAAGGCATCAGAGATGGCGACTACAAAGAGTCAAAAGAGAGCTTTGCTAACCGACAACAAGAGTTTTTTGAGCTAACTTTTACAAAACTAGCAATGGAAGTTATGAAAAAAAGTTTTAAAGATGACCCAATTGTAGAGATAGGAAGCTACTGGGATAGAAATACAGAGATAGAGATACTAGCAAAAACAAAGTCTGGAAAAATCGTTGCGGGCATTTGTAAAAACTCTAATTCTAAAGCAAAAAAGACTGAGCTTACAAAACTAAAAGAGCAATGTAATAAAGCTGAGTTAACTGCTGATATAAATGTTGTTATCTCTAAAAATGGCTTCTCAAATGAACTTAAAAGTCTAAAAGGAACTGAGTTAAGACTATTTTCTTTAAAAAACTTCAAAATCTTAGTAGAAGATTTAGACGAAAAAGATTTTATAGAGTGTACAACAAAAAGGTATTGA